The region CGTAAAGCGTTTCTGACTGTCTTTCAGCCTCAACGCAGTGATCCCCTACATCTAAATGCGCTTCAAGTTCTGAAAACAGCTGAAAACTCTTCACACACCCAGGCTCCGAACATTCAAAAATTTCAATGTCCGAATTGTCCAAATCGTGATGACGATTGCCTTCATCTGAATCCTCCGCCACAGAATCTCTGCTTTGGTATACACGTGAATTATGAATAGGGAAAAACTCTTCCTTAACTATGAGACAGGTGTCCCCTTGATCTCTTGTCACCAGCTGGTCGAGTGAGATTTCCTTGCCACGCCCAATTCTGTAGGACTTCCACACACGAATAGTTTTCTCGTCAATCTGGACGTTGTGCAGTTTGCTGAAACCATCTATTTTGTTCACTTCTAGGGTTAACTTCGCTTCGTCAACCTCACAAACACATGCGGAGGTACCCTTCACTGGTCGTTCAGGTAGTGCCCTTCTCATGTCCCCCGCTGTCAGAATGTCGTGTCCTTCGTCGCAGAAACGGCGGATGCATGTTTTCATAGGGCACAAGATCCGATCACAAACGTCTTTGCCATATTGCGGTTCAGAAAAGTCATAGCGACAAACGTCTACACCAACCCGTTCACCAACGCTCCTTGCTGCAGCGATTAGAGAATTATTATGGTAGCAACCAGCTTCATCTGATCTCAAATAAACTTGGGTGATGTGAGGCTTCTTGGCCTTAAGTTCTCCTAATGTGTTTTCTAGAATAGAACACACAGCGAACCAATCCTGTTGGCATGCATCAAACAGATGGGCATATGACTGCATCTCCAGCTTTCCACTGACGTCAAGATCGCCTGTGATCACCGTCGATATGTGCCAACTCAATCCTCTCTTACCGAACCAGTCGGACTGTTTTTCTCGATATCTAAGCTGAAGAAACTTCATCGCCCAATCCATTATTATCAGCGCACAATTTGGATTCACACTTATCATCTTCAATTGATCTTGCTTCGCCGCTTCTTGGTTAACGGAACGAACAACATGCGCCTTCCAGTGCAAGATATCTGCCTTTGCCAGCTTGAAGTCGTATAGCAGATCTTCTCGTTCTTCATTGCTGTAAGGAATCCACAGGGCACTTCGAATTCTATCTTCGACTTCATCGAATAAGTTTCGAAGGTCTTGGCAGTCACTGCAGCTTTCTGTATGTTGATGGGAAGTCAGGATCTTGTTCGTCACTAAGTGCGAACTTGCGACAATGATCAGGACAAAAGGCTTCCTCAGGGGTGCAATGAACACGAAAATTGGTTTTCAAATAGCGTTTCCCATTCCTTAGCCTTTCCTTGATTTCAGTGCACCATTGCCTGTCAATCACTCATTTCTCTAGATCATCGACTATCGATTCAATTTTATGGAAACCTGCAAAGCCATCGGCGGCCGTCTTGTCGAGGCCTTGTAAAGACTTTCGCTGCGAAGCTTGTCTTACTTCCAGAATCTTGAAGAGGGTAGTGCGACTTAGAGGTTCAAATCTCTCCTCCTGACAGAACTGCATGTACTGACTAATCATTGTAGAACGAGTTACTGTACGGACAACGTCTGGCATTTCCATTGTCTGGCCACTGTCTAGCTTAAGTAAATTAGTTCCGTAGGATACATCCTGATAAAAAGTACGGGCGATTAATAAATTCAACGAAATGATCAACTTTGCTCATATCAATGCGGACACGATGGTATTTCTTCTCCTCAGGAGCCAAGCCTGGACCTATCGCTCTTGCATGACACCGCGCTCTCTGTATCTGACGTGTAGACACAGGGTCGGTCAGGGTCGGTCGGTCTGTGTGGTCAGGGTCGAACCCTGCTTTTTCGTTCGCCGCTTGTTCAACCTTGCATTTTGCTACTGTACGAAAATATTAAAAGACCATTTTCTGACATCGAATTGATTTTGAAGCGGATTTTTAACGACAGTGCCTTTTCTTCATCGGAAATTTTCAGGTCTCTGAACTTTCTCTTAGGCAGCTCTTTTAATCAACTTCCTTCAACCATGGACAACATGGAATAAggactgaaggaaaaaaatgcttttaaaattaccatACCGCTTATAAGGTccaattgtttttcttgtacgCTGATATCGTcccctcacaatttgaaccgTTGTTTAGACTCCCGTGGGACATGGTTTTCGTAGAATGTtatgaagccgttcaaaaaaatCGCAGCACGTAATTTATCGcatctaaaaacactcggctacgccttatatttttaaagccaataAAACAATGTTGCTCGTTTTTTGAACATTACTTATCGAACTCATAATTATAAGTTCCAATGGAAGAGACAATTGGTCTAAACGGTGCCATCGAATCAAGAACGCTTGGCCTGTGAATTTTCGGAATACCATAGATTCTCGTGGGTTGCGAGCAAGTAGGATAAATCTTGGGATATGCATCCGCACATGTATCCAGTTGACCACTGGAGTTCTTCAGGAAGCGCTGTAGCTGCATTTCTTATGACGAAGTCAGATCATCTTTGAAAATCTTGAATTTAGAAGTGCCGCTGATTATATTAAGTATGTCTTCATATGCGCCTTGATAATCTGGCCAACAGATTTGCTGGCATTGCGCACAAGCCACGCTCTGAGCGGTCGGAGCAGTAATGGTGCAGGGCACCGTTATTAAGTTCCACGAAGCCGAGCTGGATTCGAATTTTTTGAACAACTGCCATACCTTCAAGGAGGGGGACATTaggattttcggttttggctatttcttagatcggtttttcggttttggtgttcattgcggtttgcgggtttttcgttttttagcatcaggttttcggttttcgtaaaaaTACGACcggttttttggttttgttatccgatgtggtttttggctttttcttttttgtcccaTTTGGGTTTCGgtttttcttagatttgagcggcaattgatctcgaatagagtgttatttatttatttaatctttatttaaccacagTGCAATTCAtcagaaatattaaaaaaatatgtacaattaaaatctTATAGATAGAACTATGTAAAccacattaactatcttacaatatcatacaataaaagctgctttccatgaatgccgtgtttagaataatggcttagataacctctttatTCAGTCGTTTGAGttgattgagggactctgctttccttagttctaatggcaaactgttccacaaaactgcgccactaaatagctaaagctgttttttgtagtagtttgtgcgcggttgcggaacatttatctcattcacagagtctctcaaacaataaccagaatcgcgatggaaatttttcgagcagagatactcaagtgctagtccctgtagggacttaaataccattgtttgctctttcaatttgcctttgagagtCTAGAGATTTCCAacttaagagttcaaataaattgttcacatgagcgtcatagttagtgtaggtcaagacacgggctgctctgttttgtagtttttgcagtttgtcctgcaaagttactccacagtttcccaaacaatattgcagtagttgaaatgaggttgtcctagggcctgataaatggaatgtaaggtcccatagggtacaagatgcctgtttttactcacgtgatcactaaccttgtttttcctccgaaacaaaagaaaacatttgagtgataatagagctcaattcccggaggcgtcacatgaaaacactctatagccgcGAAACGCCAAAGTTATTGAGAGGAATGCATGACAAACTAAATGTCACGGTAGGGGATCACGAGTGTCGAATGACGCCCGAGTTGGTGCGGagtggatgaagatgaaggacccCATGAAAATCTGAACGAGCATGAAATGAGTGAGGAGCTAGTGACTCTGATAAAGGCCAGAAAGAATTTGATGAACGTAGTGACGAAGTTAGTGCAGATGACAACAATTCCCAGGGCCAGCAAGATGAATTAGGGACAATGGGCGAATTTTGTCTTTGGTGCAACGTCGCGATATGGAACGGCGGtgccgggaggggggggggggatactcCCATATAAAAAATGGAGGGATGcccgtcgtctcgcttaggggtgtaaatttcggattttggtctcacttgggGTGTTTTGgccaaaacgcaatcatatgtagccgtgaaaatctcctttagggttgcgcgcgaagaaatataaaagtgtatatttacacttttatatttcttcacgcaagcgaaagtattagatgataatgtctttgccgtcattaaaagtcgctgtatttttcatttttttgtgttATAATAGGGtttcttttaggggtcaaaaaacgcctgggccacgcccagattggtgtCCTTAAagggtttaatgtaaaatttccgacgagcatccctcccctttttatatgggagtcctccCCCCCGGGGGGCGGTGAGGTTCAATAT is a window of Montipora foliosa isolate CH-2021 chromosome 5, ASM3666993v2, whole genome shotgun sequence DNA encoding:
- the LOC138002177 gene encoding uncharacterized protein; its protein translation is MISVNPNCALIIMDWAMKFLQLRYREKQSDWFGKRGLSWHISTVITGDLDVSGKLEMQSYAHLFDACQQDWFAVCSILENTLGELKAKKPHITQVYLRSDEAGCYHNNSLIAAARSVGERVGVDVCRYDFSEPQYGKDVCDRILCPMKTCIRRFCDEGHDILTAGDMRRALPERPVKGTSACVCEVDEAKLTLEVNKIDGFSKLHNVQIDEKTIRVWKSYRIGRGKEISLDQLVTRDQGDTCLIVKEEFFPIHNSRVYQSRDSVAEDSDEGNRHHDLDNSDIEIFECSEPGCVKSFQLFSELEAHLDVGDHCVEAERQSETLYDTIRRDWVERFTTTVNITEDEPCEPVHQSESEPAPTTSCVIMGWALTKQRAGSTRFPEKVKNYLTAKFDLGEQSGLKADPQQVSNDMRKARDEQNRKLFEREEWLTKSQVQGFFSRLSANRRRKQAPSPEGLQKFKGTLSRGRRRRATAADGAHLRGTEAAASPFIRRLQLVRVCEEK